AGTCTGATATGATGTGGCATCAATTAAGTATTCTACATCTTCACTGTATGAACTGCTTAGAAGCTCCAAGCATGGAAAACCCTCTTCGTCTAACTTGTAGAGAATGTTTTCAAAGTCTTTTATTCCTCTCAAAACTACAAGTTCAGATTTCTGTAACAATAGACGAGGTATCTGACTCTCCGCAATATCACTTGCAACAAATCCTTCAAGTACCAAACtacttttaaatatataccCAGTTGTGTTCCAGAAAGTAGAATAGTTGCCAAAACTTCAAAGCATAAATGGCTCGTTCCATGCATATATCTGaaattttatcatttgatttttgaagtGCAAATCTTTTGGCAATAACTTGATGTTTGGAATATGAAGACGTAAAGCCATCAAAGAATCAGAGAAAGACCTTAGTTCAGCAAGGCTTGCATTGGCTCCCTCTCTATTGCCTTCCGTTGGTTCCCAATTCATGACAGAGACATTTCCCATGTACAACTCTTCTAGTCTGGATAAACTTGATAGTAGACCAGGTGGAATGCGCTGAAGAGCAGAGCATTTTGACAGAtctaacaaatttaaatgacTCAGATTTCCTATTTCTCTGGGCAACTCCTTGATTTCAGAACCAAGAAAGCTAAGCATTTCAAGTTTCCCAAGTGCTCCAATTGCTGACACATCTTTTATCTCACAATACTCCAGAAGCAATGTCTGAAGGTTCTGAAGGACCTGTATGGATTGTGGTAGTGATGGAAAAGACATACCTTGCATAGCCAAAACCTTTAATCCCATCATCCCTTTAAATAGATTGGTTGGGATCGTTTGTCTAGTAGCGTCTTTGCCACATGATAGTTGTAGAAGCTCAAGTTTCGGACACACCAAGCCATCAGGATGATTTTTCAATTCTTGAGATACAATTGAAATTGCAACATAATGTTCATATGTATCTTTCTCTGTCCATTATTTCCAACAAACATGTCCATTAGCAATTGATATGGCAACACCCCGTACAACATCATGCATTTTCACACATTCTTCTTCGTCACTATCCAACAAAAGAGATGATCTTCTAAGATTGTCAACCATTGCATGGACTCTATTTCTTGCTTCTGCCACCTTATCAATCTTTGCAAATAACCTTTGTCCCACTCCAAATCTGACTAAATATTCAATATGGGAATATCATAATCTTTTGGAAATAAACAGCATAACAAAAAGCATGACTTGGCTTCATCACTTGCTAGAAAATTGTAACTGAGCTCTATGCTGGAATAGACAGTTGAATCCAAACctgaattattttttgagatagacTTTCTAAGCTGTTGAAGTGCAGCAACCCACTCattctttctcttgttttctAGAGCTCTTCCAACAGTAACTATAGCAATAGGTATGCCTTTACATTCCTTCGCAACCTTTTCTGCTATTGGACGTAGATTGGGAGTATCTATACAATGACCTGCCATCTCTTTGAAAAAGCTCCATGCTTCTTCTTCAGTTAAGGCTTCAATTCTAACAATCTTATGAGATTTCATTTGATTGCAGACTTCTTCGCTTCTTGATGTACGTTAACAAGATTTTGCAACTATTGAGTTCAACTTTATAAGGAATTCCTACACCCTTTAGATTAAGTTCTTCCAAAACATTGTCTAATATTACAAGGACATTCTCAAAGTTAATTTCCCTATGTCGCATCATAGCAATTTGATCTTCAATCTTGCTCAAGTCTTTTTTACGGGACACTACTACCATCACAACTTCATCAAATAAGTTATCATCTTTGGCTTTTTTTGCTACCTCTTTTGCCATTGTTGTCTTTCCGATCCCCTCCATCCCACATATGGCAATCATGTTGATCTTGTCATCCCTTAAAGCAGTCAAAACTTCTATCATGACTGGTATTCTTGATTCAAAAACCTTAAAACCTTCCTTGGATGAAGTGGCTATTCCCCGTGGTGGAGGACACTACTACCATCACAACTTCATCAAATAAGTTATCATCTTTGGCTCTTTTTGCTACCTCTTTTGCCATTGTTGTCTTTCCGATCCCCTCCATCCCACATATGGCAATCATGTTGATCTTGTCATCCCTTAAAGCAGTCAAAACTTCTTTCATGACTGGTATTCTTGATTCAAAAACCTTAAAACCTTCCTTGGATGAAGTTGCTATTCCCCGTGGTGGAGGAGGATAGGACACCTTATCAAATTGTCCATCCCTTAAAACTTTTAAGGGATGGACAATTTGATAAGTTAAAAGCCCATCAATTTCCAAAGTCTTCTTCGTAGCTTTCCTACTCAAGAAATAACGTGACTTCAAATTGGGACACCATCCATCCAAGCACATCGCATTTGCTTTGACATCTTCTTCAAGGAATCTCTACAGACCTTCACTGATGTTGTCTACCTTTTCTACCCAGCTCTCAACCTCAG
The DNA window shown above is from Quercus lobata isolate SW786 chromosome 7, ValleyOak3.0 Primary Assembly, whole genome shotgun sequence and carries:
- the LOC115951556 gene encoding uncharacterized protein LOC115951556, with translation MAGHCIDTPNLRPIAEKVAKECKGIPIAIVTVGRALENKRKNEWVAALQQLRKSISKNNSVRFGVGQRLFAKIDKVAEARNRVHAMVDNLRRSSLLLDSDEEECVKMHDVVRGVAISIANGHVLQNLQTLLLEYCEIKDVSAIGALGKLEMLSFLGSEIKELPREIGNLSHLNLLDLSKCSALQRIPPGLLSSLSRLEELYMGNVSVMNWEPTEGNREGANASLAELRSFSDSLMALRLHIPNINFGNYSTFWNTTGYIFKSSLVLEGFVASDIAESQIPRLLLQKSELVVLRGIKDFENILYKLDEEGFPCLELLSSSYSEDVEYLIDATSYQTPRVAFPILQTLILRELPNLKEIYHSQIPQRSFSGTHSQLACFGNLKSLHLSECKRLKNVSSLSIARGLVQLQKLHIGFCDDMEEIFHKEGEDEKVRRIDTTGSFPDSTPISHKFFSSKTILWQPNVKELSLLNANEHLEVVFDLEGQKDDNDHQRIAGILTKDPKANDVDNNSKTWSLFPSHFIVCLKNLKTIELSNRDSLEVIFQLEELNVEESHMAPMLDQLRKLDLSDLPKLMHIWKKGPERIMGFRNLRLSDVSRCNSLTYLFSPSIAKFLVMLEKIRVVDCEKIEEILARAGEEKEEKERHLAPVLD
- the LOC115951557 gene encoding probable disease resistance protein At1g61180, which gives rise to MKIISLVVDIGGNLVAPMRKHFCYLSYCNCNIKNLKDQFQKLGDKRAGVQLEIDVAKQNRELIAPEVESWVEKVDNISEVLRDGQFDKVSYPPPPRGIATSSKEGFKVFESRIPVMKEVLTALRDDKINMIAICGMEGIGKTTMAKECPPPRGIATSSKEGFKVFESRIPVMIEVLTALRDDKINMIAICGMEGIGKTTMAKEVAKKAKDDNLFDEVVMVVVSRKKDLSKIEDQIAMMRHREINFENVLVILDNVLEELNLKGVGIPYKVELNSCKILLTYIKKRRSLQSNEIS